A region from the Saccharomonospora azurea NA-128 genome encodes:
- a CDS encoding ABC transporter permease produces MNAAKVMSDSAVITWRNVMNVRRNPDWLLGATAFPIMFVLLFAYVFGNAIGGAGGGGASYREFLIAGIFAQTVAFNSSYTVIGFANDLQKGIIDRFRSLPMSRLAVLVGRTTADQVLSVVVLLVMTVCGLLIGWRIHSGFVDALLGYLMILLFAFALSWVGAYIGLVARSVEVANSAGLIWMFPLTFISSAFVPQESLPGVLGSIADWNPFTAAVNATRRLFGNESPAGWPEPSGWPAENAALYAILSCVVIIAIFAPLATARYSRVST; encoded by the coding sequence TGTCCGACTCGGCCGTCATCACCTGGCGCAACGTGATGAACGTGCGCCGCAACCCCGACTGGCTGCTCGGCGCGACCGCGTTCCCGATCATGTTCGTGCTGCTGTTCGCGTACGTGTTCGGCAACGCCATCGGCGGCGCGGGCGGAGGCGGCGCGAGCTACCGCGAGTTCCTGATCGCCGGGATCTTCGCGCAGACCGTCGCGTTCAACTCGTCCTACACCGTCATCGGGTTCGCCAACGACCTGCAGAAGGGCATCATCGACCGGTTCCGTTCACTGCCCATGTCGCGGCTCGCGGTGCTCGTCGGCCGCACCACCGCCGACCAGGTGCTCAGCGTCGTGGTGCTGCTGGTCATGACGGTGTGCGGCCTCCTCATCGGCTGGCGCATCCACAGCGGGTTCGTCGACGCGCTGCTCGGCTACCTCATGATCCTGCTGTTCGCGTTCGCCCTGTCGTGGGTCGGCGCGTACATCGGCCTGGTCGCGCGCAGCGTCGAGGTCGCCAACAGCGCGGGCCTCATCTGGATGTTCCCGCTGACCTTCATCTCGTCGGCGTTCGTGCCGCAGGAGAGTCTGCCGGGTGTGCTGGGCAGCATCGCCGACTGGAACCCGTTCACCGCCGCGGTCAACGCCACCCGGCGCCTGTTCGGCAACGAGAGCCCGGCAGGCTGGCCGGAGCCCTCCGGCTGGCCCGCCGAGAACGCCGCTCTCTACGCGATCCTCAGTTGCGTCGTCATCATCGCGATCTTCGCGCCACTGGCGACGGCGCGCTACAGCCGCGTCTCCACCTGA
- a CDS encoding DoxX family protein, which produces MILRRVARPLLASIFIMGGVNMLRQKEGHIAVAKPFLDKAAEKTVRRKAGESAESAGSLPGDPVTMVQVDAAVKIAAGAMLSLGVLPRVASAMLLTSLVPTTLAAHAFWEEKDPEKRQEQLIEFLKNAGLAGGLLLAVVDTGGKPSLGWRARHAAEGATHQVQGAAGAMQRKAGMAATRTSLATEKAAAKAAKVGTVAGAKAGKASGMVAGTAKGKGKAAKAAKKAAKGMALPTSAAAVKKTAKGKGRDKHGKQAWKASLTH; this is translated from the coding sequence ATGATTCTCCGTCGGGTGGCACGGCCACTCCTCGCCTCGATCTTCATCATGGGCGGCGTCAACATGCTGCGGCAGAAGGAAGGCCACATCGCGGTCGCCAAGCCGTTCCTCGACAAGGCCGCCGAGAAGACGGTGAGGCGCAAGGCCGGGGAATCCGCCGAGTCCGCCGGATCACTACCCGGCGACCCGGTGACGATGGTGCAGGTGGACGCCGCCGTGAAGATCGCCGCGGGCGCCATGCTGTCGCTCGGCGTCCTTCCTCGGGTCGCGTCGGCCATGCTGCTGACGAGCCTGGTGCCGACCACGCTCGCCGCGCACGCGTTTTGGGAGGAGAAGGACCCGGAGAAGCGTCAGGAGCAGCTGATCGAGTTTCTCAAGAACGCCGGTCTGGCCGGTGGTCTCCTGCTCGCGGTCGTCGACACGGGCGGCAAGCCGTCACTCGGGTGGCGCGCCCGCCACGCGGCCGAGGGGGCGACCCACCAGGTGCAGGGCGCGGCCGGTGCGATGCAGCGCAAGGCCGGGATGGCCGCCACCAGGACGAGTCTGGCCACCGAGAAGGCCGCCGCCAAGGCCGCGAAGGTGGGCACCGTGGCGGGCGCGAAGGCCGGTAAGGCCTCCGGCATGGTCGCGGGCACCGCGAAGGGCAAGGGCAAGGCGGCGAAGGCGGCGAAGAAGGCCGCGAAGGGGATGGCGCTGCCGACGTCGGCGGCGGCCGTGAAGAAGACCGCGAAGGGCAAGGGGCGCGACAAGCACGGCAAGCAGGCGTGGAAGGCGTCGCTGACGCACTGA